CCGCCCTCTGCTCTCTTCTCCTCTCGCCCGTCGAAATGCCACTACGCGGCTAGACCTTCCTCCGTAATCACAAAGCCTTACAATGTACGACACACTGATGCTCCTCCTCCAGGTCCTCGGCGCCTTGGGAATTTTTATTTTCGGCATGAAGCTGATGAGCGAGTCCATCCTCAAGTTCGCCGGCGAAAAGCTCCGTGCCATCATGAGCTCCATGACCACCAACCGGTTCATGGGAATCCTCACCGGACTGTTCATCACTAGCCTCGTGCAATCCTCCTCAGCCACCACCGTCATGGTCGTGAGCTTCGTGCACGCCCAGCTGCTCACCCTCGTCCAGTCCATCGGCGTCATCATGGGCGCCAACCTCGGCACCACCATAACCGCCTGGATCGTGGCCGCCGGCTTCAAGTTCAGCCTCGCTTCCGTCGCCATCCCCATCATCGGCATTGGCGTCGCCCTCAGCTTCCTCAAAGGGCACAAGCGTCGCCACTTCGGCAACTTCCTCACAGGCTTCGGCTTGCTCTTCCTAGGCCTAGGCGAGCTCAAGGGCTCCGTGCCCGACGTTAAAAGCAACGTCGAGATGCTGGAGTGGATCACCAACCTGTCCAACTACGGCTTCTTATCGCTCGTTATCTTCATCTTCCTCGGAACCGTGCTCACGGTCATCGTGCAGTCCTCGTCCGCCGCCATGGCCATCACCCTCACCATGGCCTCCCTCGGCTGGCTCAACTTCGAGCAAAGCGCCGCCATCATCCTCGGCGAAAATATCGGCACCACCATCACCGCCTTCCTCGCCTCCCTGCCGGCCAACGTCGCCGCCAAGCGCGCCGCTCGGGCTCACTTGATGTTCAATCTCCTCGGCGTCACTTGGATGCTCTTCCTCATCACCCCCTTCAGCAGCCTCGTGATCTGGACCTACGAAACCGTGTCCAGCGCCGTGCCGGGCTTCATCCTCAAGGACAACGAGCTCACCACCAAGCTGGCCCTCTTCCACACGATGTTCAACCTCTTCAACATCTGCCTCCTCGTCGGCTTCACCGGCCAGATCGCGAAGCTGGTGACCAAGATGGTAAAGGACCGCCCCGACGCCTCCCGTCAAACCACCTTCCGCTACCTGCGCACCTTCACCCTCGGCACCGGCGAGCTCAACTTCCGCGAAGCTACCAACGCCTTCCAGCGCCTCGGCGACCTCACCAAGAGCATGTTCCAGAAGTTCATCGAGATCTACGAGCACCCCGACCAGGACATGTCCAAGCAGGTCAAGGAGATCGACGCCCTCGAAAAGGAGAGCAACATCCTCACCGACGAGCTCACCGAGTACCTCATTCGCTGTACCTCGGACGAAGTTTCCGAAGAGACCCGCGAACTCGCCTACTCCTACCTCCGCGTCGCTGCCGAGCTCGAGGAGATCGGCGACTGCTGCCACCGCATGACCAACCGCGCCGTGCGCCGCTACAAGAAAAACCGGCTCGTGACCCCCCTCGCGGAGAAGGAAGTCGTGCAGTTCGGCAAACTCGTGGAGCGCTTCATCGACCTCTACAGCTCCAAGCTCAGCAGCGAAGTCTCCGCCGCCGACATGGAGCTCACCATCGACTTCGAGAAAGCCATCAACGAAAAGCGCAAAGAACTTCGCAAGCGCTCCGTCAACCGCATGATCGAGTCGCCCGACAACGTGAAGCCGGAGCTGCTCTACATCGATATCGTCAACACCTGCGAGCGCATCGCCAACCACGCCCGCAACATCATGCAAAGCTTGCCCAAGACCCACGACTAGGCCGGGTAAGCCTGACAAAAGACTTCAAGCAACAGGCCGCCCTTTCGAGAAAAGGGGCGGCCTTTTTCGTTCCTGCCACAGCCGCCACCAGGATAAAAGCTGGCACGGCCGTTCCGCGGACGAGAGAAACAATCCGACCGCAACTGCCGGTCACTTGGCCGGCATCAAGGAAACGCCGCGCACGTTCTCCACGGAAAACTGCTTCTGGACGATCGTCTGATAATCCTCGAAGGACAGCCCAAAACCATTCTCCAAGAGATCCATCACGCACCCCAAGGTCTTAGGCTTGCCTTGCGACTGCTTGAAAAGGCCTACCAGAGCAGACTGCGAGCGGGAAATCCGCTTCAAGCCCAAGACCGCAGCGCGCTCCGCCGCCACGAGAAGCGGCTCCCTCAGGGAAGCCTCGAAACTCGCAGCCGCCTCCAGCAGCAGGGCCTCCGCTTCCTCCGCGTCTTCGCTGGGACAAAACAGGCGTACCTTGATGGCGTTCGAAAGCGGAATCATCTGATGCCCCACCGACTCCACAGATAGGTTACCGGCCCACACCGGACGATCCGCCATCGCCTGCCGCAAGTGCTCCTCGAACAAGGGCGCCAACACCGACCCCAAACGATCGCTCGCGCAGGATTTCTCTGCCACCTGCGGGAACAACAGCGTGATGTTGCCCATATTGCCCGTCATCTCGAAAGTGTCGCGAACCACTCCCGCTTCGCCCCACTTGACCGGCTTGCCGTGGCGGGGCTGCAATACTTTGCCCGTGCGAGCGGGGGCAGAACCGAAGGACTTGCGCACGTCACGCAAAACCGTCCGCGGCATTACGTCTCCGACAACCGTAACTTCGATGTACGCCTTGTTGCGTACGCCAGCGAGCCACTCCTGCATCGAAGCGAACTCGAGGGCTTCCACATCCTCCGACAAGAAGAAGCTGCGCAAGCGGTCGTCCGAGTTGTGAAGCATCGTATCAAGCTTCACCGAACTGTTCTTGTCCAAACTCCGCTCGACCATCTTTTCCATATTCTCGATTTCGTCCTCGTAGGCCGCCTTGTCCAACTTGCCCGTGACCATCCACAGGACCACAACCGAGAAGAAATCGTCCAAATCCGAAGCGTCGCGGCCAACCCCGCTCCAGTAGAGATGGTCCTTCGTCACGCCCGCCTCCAAATTTTCAATACCTTTCGCCTTCAACACCTCGCTGATGGTAGGAGCCTCCACCCCATTGCCGATTTTCGTCTTGAGCATCAAGGTGCGCAGCATCGCCTCAAAAGCTGGATTCGCGTTCTCGAAATCGGAGGTTCCATTGCCAAAAGAAACCATCATCTGAACGCGACCTTGAAACGCGTCGCTCCGGATGAGGTTCATCCGCAGGTTATTTGCGAACTCGTATTTCAAAACTGGATACTCCTCAAAACGGACAATCTCCGTCGACTCAACCATCCCGCCAGATCCGAATCCGGACCCGAAGTTCCAGTCCTGATCCGCTTCGCCCGCGCGCTCCCAAGTAAAGTCGTAGGACTTGCGCATCGCCTTGAGCCGCTTGTTGATCGCCTTCGTGCCGAGAGGGAACCCCTTAGGCAACTCCAAATAGTAGCTCAACTCCTTCTCGCGAAACAGCTGGGCGCAGCGGGCGCGAACATTCTCATGAGTGATGCCGGAAACCACGCCCTGCACGAAATCGGAAAGCTTCGCCCCGTAGCGGAAAGGAATCTGATGCGTCACGCTGCGCACCAAACGATCCGCCACCAATGGGGCCCACTGCTTGGCGCTCGCCTCCATGTCATAGCTGTATCGCAAACTTAAATACTCGGACTTGGCAACCTCGAGATCCTCCTTGCTCACCCCATATTCCGCGAGCCGGTGAACCGCCTTGTCAGCGCTCAACAACTGCTCGAGCAAACTCACCACCGGACCGCGACGATTCACGCTCAAAGCCAAACGGTCGCCATAAACCTCGATCACGCTGTTGGGCAAGCGCTCGCTGTCCGTCGCGTAGGACTGGGCAACCCGCCCGATGAAATCCAAAAGGTAGTAGTCTAACTCGGCGGAACGCTCGAACAAACTCCCCACTTCCGTCACCTTCGTAATCCACAGGCCAGCCGTGCTCGAGGGAGCGTCCGCGATCTCCAAGTCTCCGCCCGAACGGAACTTGTTGTCCTTTGCCGGCAGCGGACGCGTTTCCGAGCTCGCTGCCAAGCCGCCGAACTTGCTCTTGACCACATCCTCCACCGCAGCTGCATCCACCACACCAGTGACGATCAACACCATGCGATTCGCCTTGTACCAAGTCGACCAGTAGCGCTCCACGTCCGCCAACCCAATATTCGGAACCGATTCCTTCAACTGCGCGTCACCAGCTTTCGAATACTGGCTCGAGCGCAGTAGAACCCGTTCGACAACAGCTTGCTTCGGCTCGTGCCTCGACTGCCCCAGCCCCGCGAAATAGTCCAAGCGAGCTTTCGCTTCGGCGAACATCGTCTCGTCCAACAAGGGAGAGGCGACAAATTCATGCAAGAGCCCTACCGAAATGTCTACCGACGCCGGATTCGGCTCCTCCAAGTCGATGCGGTAAACCGTATGGTTCAAGTCGACTTCCGTGAAGGCGCGGCTATGCGGGTCCATGCCGTTCGACAGCTTGAAACGAACCAACTGCTCGCGGTTCACGCCCTTGCTCCCGTAGTTGGACAAGTCAGCCAACAAATCGGCTACCCCCGCCTTTCCCTTCTCTTCCTGAGCCCGGCCCGCCGCCACCATCAACCGCAAGCTCACCGCCTCGGAAGCCGAGTCGGTGGGCACAATCGCATAGCGCATCCCATTGGGAAGTTCGCCCCAAATTTCCCCTGCCCCCGGGCCTTCGCCTTGAGGAAGCGCCGGCCACTGGCCGCCGAAAACGTTGCTCGCGTTCGCAAGAGGAACCAGAGCTAAGATAAAGAGGGGCAGAGAAAGAACAGCTAAAAGTCGTTTACGCATAAAATGGGTATGGGATTGATGGAAACACACTTATCCATCGCTCCAAGAAGACAACCCCCAATCCTGCTCTGTTCCCTCAGCTTCCTGCAGCAACGCAGCTCTCACAGCAACGGTTCGCCAAAAGACTAACGCCGCTTCTTCCAGTTGCCGGGCTGCTTGGCATTGCGTCGCTGCTTCTTGAATACAGGCAGCAAACGCTCCTCCATGTAATCGAAAGCCGCCTGCAAGCCTTCCGTTTCGTAAACCACTCCGATATCCGCCTCCACCTGAGTCGGTTGCCCGAAGGTCGACAAGAACTGGTTGCACGTCATCGCCTTGAAGACCGCCGAACGCTCTCCCAGAGGGATATCCGTCTGGCGCAAAATCCACTCCCGGGCAAACAACGCCAGAACCGCGTCCCCCACCCAAGCCTTCGTCCGTTTCGCTTGTTCTTCGTCCATCGAAATTACTTCAAGTAAGTCCCCAGTCCTGCCGCCTCGAGGAACTGGGTCCCCAGCCGCTCAAAGGTTTCCATCAAAACGCCCGCCGCCGTCAGCTTCCCGTAGCGAACCTCCAACACCGCTCCGTCCACGTAAACTTCGCCCAAGACGCCCTCGATCCGTACCGTGCAACTCGAACAGTCAGACGGATAGTCGACCTGCGTCTCGCCGCTCTCGTCCTCCTCCACCGCGTCGATCACGCGCTCCACCGAGACCTGTCCCGACAAGGCGCAACGCAAACGGTCGAAACGCGGCCCCACCGCAGCATTGAAAGCCGCCGACTCAAGCAAGTCCCTACTGGCCACGTCCTTCACGCTGGTCTCCACCACGTACTCCGCCGGCTCCTCCTCGTCCAACTCGTAGCGGAGCTCCAGCACGAAATCCTTCGTCTCCAAGCGAGCCAGCCCCGATGCCACGCTCAGCGAAATCTCCTTGCGCTTGTAGCGAAAACGCTCCCGCGCCGCCTGAAAAAGCGCCTCCGCCTCCTCGCTCAATTCCTCCTCGCAAAGCTTTTCCAAAAAGGCCTGGGTCGCCCCGCAAACCCGGTCCGGCACCGTGTGACGCTTCTTGTCGAAGGCCGCCAACCGGCGTACCTCGCCCCGCGTCCTCCCCACGATCGCCAATGACCTCACCAAACCTCTCGCTCCAACTTCCTTCATCAGATTCGTCCCGCCTAGCTAAGAATCCCCCCATCCCACGCAACCCAAATCCCCGTTCCCGACGAAGCACCCCATCGCCCCCCCCAACTTCATCCTTCACCCTTCCTCCCTCACCCTTCAACATCCCCCCTAATGCCAACCGTTCCCGAACCCACCGCCCTTCCGCCTCGCTCCGTGCTCGTCACCGGCGTCAGCGGATTCGTCGGCCTCAACTTGGCCAAACGCCTCCTCGCCCAAGGCTGCCAGGTCGCAGGCCTCTGCCGCACCGCCCGCCCCGACCTCGAGCGACTCGGCATCCAGATGATCTACGCCGATCTGGCTGACGCCCCCGCCGTTCGCGACGCCTGCCGCGGCAGGGACACCGTCTTCCACGTCGCCGCCAAGGTCGGCATCTGGGGCAAGCTCGCCGCCTTCCAAGCCGCCAACGTGGAAGGCACCCAAGCCATCATCAACGGCTGCCGCGACTTCGAGGTCAAAAAGCTCGTCTACACCTCCACCCCCTCCGTCGTCTTCAACGGACGCAGCATCGCTGGCCAAGACGAATCCCTCCCCTACGGCGAAAGCATCCCCTGTCCCTATCCCACCACCAAAGTCATCGCCGAAAAAGCCGTGCTCGCCGCCCACGGGCAGCCGCCTGGCAAGCTCAAGACCGTGGCCCTGCGCCCCCACCTCATCTGGGGCAACGACGACCCCAACCTCGTGCCCCGCGTGCTCGAGCGCGCCCGGGCCGGGAAGCTCCGTATCGTCGGCGACGGCGACAACCGCGTAGACCTCACTCACGTCGACAACGTCGTCGACGCCCACCTGCTCGCCGAAATCGCCCTCGACCGCTCGGAAAACAACCCCGGCGGCAAAGCCTACTTCATCTCCAACGGCGAACCGGTAAAGCTCTGGGACTGGATCAACGAGCTGCTGAAAAACCACGACATCCCGCAAATCCACCGCAAGGTCAGCCTCCCCACCGCCCGCCGCCTCGGCGCCGCCATGGAAGCCCTCTGGAAAACCTTCAAGCTCAAGGGCGAGCCCCCCATGACCCGCTTCGTCGCCAGCGAACTCGCCAAAGACCACTGGTTCGACATCTCCGCCGCCCGCCGCGACCTCGGCTACCAACCCCGCATCACCATGGCAGAAGGCATGCGCCGCCTCCTCGAACCATAGCCCCTGGAGGGACGGGTGAATGTGTCGCTCCGCTCGCCACCACCCCGTCCGCTTTGCAGGATCATCCCACCACCCAAAACCTTCAACCATCCAAAAATGCTCCAGCACCTCTACCTCGTCCGCCACGCCCACGCCGAGTCCGACGCTCCCAGCGACGCCCTCCGCCCCCTCAGCCCCAAAGGCCACCGCCAATGCGACCGCCTCGTCAAAGCCTTCTTCCGCAACCAACAAATCCAGACCCCCGCCATCTGGCAAAGCGGACTCCTGCGAGCCCGCCAGACCGCCGAAGCCCTCGCCCAAGGCCTCGACATCACAGCCCCGCTCGAGCAACGCGACGGCCTCGCCCCCTACGACAACCCCAGCGACATTGCCGACCGGCTCAACGCCCTCGACCACAGCTGCCTCGTCGCCGGCCATGAGCCCAACCTCTCGCTCCTCGCCTCCCTCCTCATCGCCGGACACGACAACTTCCAACGCATCGTCTTCCCCAAAGCCTCCATCCTCTGCCTCAGCCGCATGAAAGTCGGGCCCCAAGCCACCCCTTGGCAAATCGAGTGGC
This region of Pelagicoccus enzymogenes genomic DNA includes:
- a CDS encoding M16 family metallopeptidase: MRKRLLAVLSLPLFILALVPLANASNVFGGQWPALPQGEGPGAGEIWGELPNGMRYAIVPTDSASEAVSLRLMVAAGRAQEEKGKAGVADLLADLSNYGSKGVNREQLVRFKLSNGMDPHSRAFTEVDLNHTVYRIDLEEPNPASVDISVGLLHEFVASPLLDETMFAEAKARLDYFAGLGQSRHEPKQAVVERVLLRSSQYSKAGDAQLKESVPNIGLADVERYWSTWYKANRMVLIVTGVVDAAAVEDVVKSKFGGLAASSETRPLPAKDNKFRSGGDLEIADAPSSTAGLWITKVTEVGSLFERSAELDYYLLDFIGRVAQSYATDSERLPNSVIEVYGDRLALSVNRRGPVVSLLEQLLSADKAVHRLAEYGVSKEDLEVAKSEYLSLRYSYDMEASAKQWAPLVADRLVRSVTHQIPFRYGAKLSDFVQGVVSGITHENVRARCAQLFREKELSYYLELPKGFPLGTKAINKRLKAMRKSYDFTWERAGEADQDWNFGSGFGSGGMVESTEIVRFEEYPVLKYEFANNLRMNLIRSDAFQGRVQMMVSFGNGTSDFENANPAFEAMLRTLMLKTKIGNGVEAPTISEVLKAKGIENLEAGVTKDHLYWSGVGRDASDLDDFFSVVVLWMVTGKLDKAAYEDEIENMEKMVERSLDKNSSVKLDTMLHNSDDRLRSFFLSEDVEALEFASMQEWLAGVRNKAYIEVTVVGDVMPRTVLRDVRKSFGSAPARTGKVLQPRHGKPVKWGEAGVVRDTFEMTGNMGNITLLFPQVAEKSCASDRLGSVLAPLFEEHLRQAMADRPVWAGNLSVESVGHQMIPLSNAIKVRLFCPSEDAEEAEALLLEAAASFEASLREPLLVAAERAAVLGLKRISRSQSALVGLFKQSQGKPKTLGCVMDLLENGFGLSFEDYQTIVQKQFSVENVRGVSLMPAK
- a CDS encoding NAD-dependent epimerase/dehydratase family protein, encoding MPTVPEPTALPPRSVLVTGVSGFVGLNLAKRLLAQGCQVAGLCRTARPDLERLGIQMIYADLADAPAVRDACRGRDTVFHVAAKVGIWGKLAAFQAANVEGTQAIINGCRDFEVKKLVYTSTPSVVFNGRSIAGQDESLPYGESIPCPYPTTKVIAEKAVLAAHGQPPGKLKTVALRPHLIWGNDDPNLVPRVLERARAGKLRIVGDGDNRVDLTHVDNVVDAHLLAEIALDRSENNPGGKAYFISNGEPVKLWDWINELLKNHDIPQIHRKVSLPTARRLGAAMEALWKTFKLKGEPPMTRFVASELAKDHWFDISAARRDLGYQPRITMAEGMRRLLEP
- a CDS encoding Na/Pi cotransporter family protein, yielding MYDTLMLLLQVLGALGIFIFGMKLMSESILKFAGEKLRAIMSSMTTNRFMGILTGLFITSLVQSSSATTVMVVSFVHAQLLTLVQSIGVIMGANLGTTITAWIVAAGFKFSLASVAIPIIGIGVALSFLKGHKRRHFGNFLTGFGLLFLGLGELKGSVPDVKSNVEMLEWITNLSNYGFLSLVIFIFLGTVLTVIVQSSSAAMAITLTMASLGWLNFEQSAAIILGENIGTTITAFLASLPANVAAKRAARAHLMFNLLGVTWMLFLITPFSSLVIWTYETVSSAVPGFILKDNELTTKLALFHTMFNLFNICLLVGFTGQIAKLVTKMVKDRPDASRQTTFRYLRTFTLGTGELNFREATNAFQRLGDLTKSMFQKFIEIYEHPDQDMSKQVKEIDALEKESNILTDELTEYLIRCTSDEVSEETRELAYSYLRVAAELEEIGDCCHRMTNRAVRRYKKNRLVTPLAEKEVVQFGKLVERFIDLYSSKLSSEVSAADMELTIDFEKAINEKRKELRKRSVNRMIESPDNVKPELLYIDIVNTCERIANHARNIMQSLPKTHD
- the sixA gene encoding phosphohistidine phosphatase SixA, with product MLQHLYLVRHAHAESDAPSDALRPLSPKGHRQCDRLVKAFFRNQQIQTPAIWQSGLLRARQTAEALAQGLDITAPLEQRDGLAPYDNPSDIADRLNALDHSCLVAGHEPNLSLLASLLIAGHDNFQRIVFPKASILCLSRMKVGPQATPWQIEWHLSHKHFK